A single window of Neurospora crassa OR74A linkage group VII, whole genome shotgun sequence DNA harbors:
- a CDS encoding succinyl-CoA:3-ketoacid-coenzyme A transferase subunit A — MSTALRTLKAYAKYGNNHSALLARCFSTTLRRPEINKLYPSASAALADMKPNSTLLCGGFGLCGVPDTLIDEVIHKPEITGLTAVSNNAGTDTSGLGKLLKTKQIKKMIASYIGENKTFEQMYLTGEVELELTPQGTLAERCAAGGKGIPAFYTPAAFGTVVQTGELPLKNKPDGTPDVFSYPKDVKVFNGKSYLLEHSIAGDYAFVKAYKADRLGNCQFRLAAHNFNGAMGRNAKVTIVEAEHIVEPGEIPPEAVHLPGIYVQRVIQSTAEKNIEKFTFAKDPNDPDAKKALGSGETANKRERIVRRAAKEFKNGMYANLGIGMPMLAPNFVEEGVEVLLQSENGILGLGPYPKKGEEDADLINAGKETVTLAPGAAVFGSEESFGMIRAGRINLTILGAMQVSANGDLANWMLPGKVKGFGGAMDLVSNPEKTKVVVTMEHTDKKGNAKIVKQCAFPLTGKACVSRIITELGVFDVDFGKGLTLIEIADGVTVDEIKAKTEAPFVVAEDLKPML; from the exons ATGTCCACAGCTCTTCGTACGCTGAAGGCGTATGCCAAGTATGGCAACAAC CACTCCGCCCTCCTAGCGCGATGCTTCTCCACCACCCTCCGCCGCCCCGAGATCAACAAGCTCTacccctccgcctccgccgcgcTCGCCGACATGAAGCCCAACAGCACCCTCCTCTgcggcggcttcggcctcTGCGGCGTGCCCGACACTCTAATCGACGAAGTGATCCACAAGCCCGAAATCACCGGTCTGACCGCCGTCTCCAACAACGCCGGCACCGACACCTCCGGGCTCGGCAAGCTGCTCAAGACCAAGCAAATCAAGAAGATGATCGCCTCCTACATCGGCGAGAACAAGACCTTTGAGCAAATGTACCTGACGGGCGAAGTCGAGCTGGAACTCACCCCGCAAGGCACGCTCGCCGAGCGCTGCGCAGCAGGCGGCAAGGGGATCCCCGCGTTCTACACCCCCGCCGCGTTCGGCACCGTCGTGCAAACGGGCGAGTTGCCGCTCAAGAACAAACCCGACGGCACCCCGGACGTGTTCAGCTACCCCAAGGACGTCAAGGTGTTCAACGGCAAGTCTTATTTGCTTGAACACTCCATCGCGGGCGACTACGCCTTCGTCAAGGCCTACAAGGCCGACAGGCTGGGTAACTGCCAGTTCCGCCTGGCCGCGCACAACTTCAACGGCGCCATGGGCCGCAACGCCAAAGTGACCATTGTCGAGGCCGAACACATTGTTGAACCCGGTGAGATCCCGCCCGAGGCGGTCCACTTGCCGGGCATCTACGTGCAGCGCGTGATCCAGAGCACGGCGGAGAAGAATATTGAAAAGTTCACGTTTGCCAAGGACCCCAATGACCCGGATGCGAAGAAAGCTTTGGGCAGTGGCGAGACGGCCAACAAGCGCGAGCGCATCGTGCGTCGCGCGGCGAAGGAGTTCAAGAATGGCATGTATGCCAACCTCGGAATCGGCATGCCGATGCTGGCGCCCAACTTTGTCGAGGAAGGCGTTGAGGTGCTGTTACAGTCGGAGAACGGCATCCTGGGTCTGGGGCCCTACCCgaagaagggcgaggaggacgcgGATCTGATCAATGCTGGTAAGGAGACGGTCACGCTGGCTCCCGGAGCGGCCGTGTTTGGGTCCGAGGAGTCGTTTGGCATGATTCGTGCCGGACGCATCAACTTGACGATTTTGGGCGCCATGCAGGTCAGCGCGAATGGCGACCTGGCGAACTGGATGTTGCCGGGCAAGGTCAAGGGGTTCGGTGGCGCCATGGACTTGGTGAGTAACCCGGAGAAGaccaaggtggtggtgacgatggAGCATACGGATAAGAAGGGCAATGCCAAGATTGTCAAGCAGTGCGCGTTCCCGTTGACGGGCAAGGCTTGCGTGTCGAGGATTATTACCGAGTTG GGCGTTTTCGATGTCGACTTTGGCAAGGGTCTTACTCTCATTGAGATTGCTGATGGTGTCACTGTTGATGAGATCAAGGCCAAGACAGAGGCTCCCTTTGTCGTTGCCGAGGATCTCAAGCCCATGCTTTAA
- a CDS encoding RING-5: protein MDSEDDFMSNLSSEDDMMQEDDSDNDMSNPEDFDFDDEPDLDTGNKDSQQAKKHNYLDIPFKVFRPEDIQKQQDGLVDEVNMILDISKEEAAILLRHFRWNRERLIEDYMDKPRQVLDAAGLAQTAADKPRLQVIPGFMCDICCEDGDGLESFAIKCGHRYCVDCYRQYLSQKIREEGEAARIQCPADGCNLIIDARSLDILVTPELTERYHELLMRTYVEDKETLKWCPSPDCANAVECGVKKKDLTKVVPTVSCLCGHRFCFGCIYTDHQPAPCELVKKWLKKCADDSETANWISANTKECPKCNSTIEKNGGCNHMTCRKCKYEFCWMCMGLWSEHGTSWYNCNRFEEKSGAEARDAQARSRVSLERYLHYYNRYHNHEQSARLDKDLYVKTEKKMVELQKQSGMSWIEVQYLQSASQALQTCRQTLMWTYAFAFYLARNNLTEIFESNQKDLEMAVENLSEMFEKPVQDLAQPGLKVDIMDKTSYCNKRRVILLEDTAENLQKGKWTFNIDLVSGAPIVNPTSTPATTSGSRR from the exons ATGGACTCCGAAGACGATTTCATGTCCAACCTCTCCTCCGAGGATGACATGATGCAGGAGGATGACAGCGACAACGACATGTCGAATCCCGAGG actttgactttgacgACGAGCCCGATCTGGATACCGGAAACAAGGACTCCCAGCAGGCCAAGAAGCACAACTACCTCGATATCCCCTTCAAGGTGTTCCGCCCCGAAGACATACAGAAACAGCAGGATGGCCTGGTCGACGAGGTCAACATGATTCTCGACATCtccaaagaagaagcggcCATTTTGCTACGGCACTTTCGGTGGAACCGGGAGCGTCTTATCGAGGACTACATGGACAAACCCCGTCAAGTTCTCGATGCGGCCGGCCTCGCACAGACCGCCGCCGACAAGCCCCGGCTGCAGGTCATCCCTGGTTTCATGTGCGATATCTGCTGTGAAGACGGAGACGGCCTCGAGTCCTTCGCCATCAAGTGCGGCCATCGTTACTGTGTCGACTGCTACCGCCAGTATCTATCACAAAAGATCCGCGAAGAAGGCGAGGCCGCCCGTATCCAGTGTCCCGCCGACGGCTGCAATCTCATTATCGATGCCCGCTCGCTCGACATCCTAGTCACGCCCGAGTTGACGGAACGATATCACGAGCTGCTCATGCGCACGTACGTTGAGGACAAGGAAACTCTTAAATGGTGCCCCTCGCCTGACTGCGCAAACGCCGTCGAGTGCGGTGTCAAGAAGAAAGACCTCACCAAGGTGGTGCCCACAGTGTCATGTCTGTGCGGCCACCGCTTCTGCTTTGGCTGCATCTACACCGACCACCAGCCCGCTCCCTGTGAGCTCGTGAAGAAGTGGCTCAAGAAATGTGCAGACGACTCGGAAACGGCCAATTGGATATCAGCTAACACCAAGGAATGCCCAAAGTGCAACAGCACGATCGAGAAGAATGGTGGCTGCAACCACATGACATGCCGCAAGTGCAAATACGAGTTTTGCTGGATGTGTATGGGGCTTTGGTCCGAACACGGCACGAGCTGGTACAACTGCAACCGCTTTGAGGAAAAGAGCGGCGCCGAAGCCCGCGACGCTCAGGCTAGGTCCCGAGTCTCCCTGGAGCGCTACCTCCACTACTACAACCGCTACCACAACCACGAGCAGTCAGCCCGGCTGGACAAGGATCTGTATGTCaagacggagaagaagatggtggaGCTCCAAAAGCAATCGGGCATGTCCTGGATCGAAGTCCAGTACCTGCAATCTGCATCGCAGGCGTTGCAGACGTGCCGGCAAACGCTCATGTGGACCTACGCCTTTGCATTCTACTTGGCACGCAACAATCTTACCGAGATCTTCGAGAGCAATCAAAAGGACTTGGAGATGGCGGTAGAGAACCTGTCCGAGATGTTTGAGAAGCCGGTCCAGGATCTTGCCCAGCCCGGCCTCAAGGTGGACATCATGGACAAGACGTCGTACTGCAACAAGCGGCGCGTCATTCTTCTGGAGGACACTGCTGAGAACCTTCAAAAAG GTAAATGGACCTTCAACATCGATCTGGTCAGTGGTGCGCCTATCGTGAATCCCACGAGCACTCCTGCTACTACCTCTGGAAGCCGTCGCTAG